CTCATCGACCGATATTCACTAGTCGATGATGTTGATTGCCCGAAAATCAAACATATCTCGGATCTTCTTGATATTCTCACCAAGTAAATTTTTCTTAACAGATATTTTGCTAGGTGAATTCTTTTCGAGAGATATTTCGCCGATTGAATCCTGCTCAAGAGATCCGGGTCCACAAGAATGTAAAGACCTGGAAGCCAATGATCCCGGATCAGAATGTGTAGACGTAGGAGGCAATAATCTCGAAGTCCGGGGCACCATCGGCAAGCCCGAGACCTATGCCGCCGCGGATGACGGTGTTCTTAAAAGCGTTGAACTGGATCCCGGGCGTCACCCTGATGTCGGCATCCATGTCATCGTAACGTTCCGTCTCGATGTTGAGCTCTCCGGTAAATGCCAGGGTATCCGAGAAGGGATAGATGATCCCTCCGCCGAGGATGAAGGATGTTTTCGCATCCAGATCGATCTCCAGGATCGTGGCATCCCTGTTGAGCCTGAAGCCGAACACTCCGGCGATGGTAAAATCTTTCATGCTTTTTCTTCCGCTGCCGAAAAGTTCCACATTGAATTTACCCGCTCCTCTTCCTTCATCTTCATCTCCGGTGGGCAGGGTGGCCACGGCGCCAAGCGTGAAATCTGCCGGGTCTTTCACGATGCGGTACTTCACATAGATGTCGGTATCTGCAATTCCGCTGCTGCTGTCATCACCTTTGAACTTCCAATCATAATCGATGTTTTCAATGGAAAGAATTGCCCCGACCTCGAGGTCATCTTTGAGCGAGAAAGCAACGATGGGGGAAAGAACGAAAGTATCGCTGTCGGGGATATTGGCCGACCTGTACTGGCCATCACTGATGAAGCGGATCTGGGCTTCCCACCACTGTGTCGGAACGATGGCAGCATCTTCAGGAAAGAGTTGGATCAAGCGGTACCGGGTCTTCTCCTCTGCCAGAGAGAATGCTGAAAACAGAAAAGCAGCAATCAGGATGAAACCTAAAAAGCAACCTTTTAAATGACTTTTCATTGCGCTTCCTCCAAAGTATATTTAAAGTTCCTGATAATTTTAATCTATTGTTGCAGTATGTCAACCAAATAGACGCAATTCATAAATAGATATTCTAGGAGATTTTTGCTAACATCATAAAACCATGAATGAAAAGAAGATAGGATTCATCAAGGGGCTGGACAGGGTCTGCGGTTCTCTCCTGTGCAATTTTATCTCGCTCTTCGTGCGGATGTCTTCTCGAAGCTCCTCCTCCGTTCCAATCGCAAAGGGTGATTATCCTCATATCCGGAAAATCCTGGTCATCAGGCCGGGAGGGATCGGGGATACCGTCCTCTTCTACCCGCTGCTACACCATCTGAAGGCGGAATTTCCCGGAGCTGAACTCCACATCCTTGCAGAG
This genomic window from Acidobacteriota bacterium contains:
- a CDS encoding transporter, which codes for MKSHLKGCFLGFILIAAFLFSAFSLAEEKTRYRLIQLFPEDAAIVPTQWWEAQIRFISDGQYRSANIPDSDTFVLSPIVAFSLKDDLEVGAILSIENIDYDWKFKGDDSSSGIADTDIYVKYRIVKDPADFTLGAVATLPTGDEDEGRGAGKFNVELFGSGRKSMKDFTIAGVFGFRLNRDATILEIDLDAKTSFILGGGIIYPFSDTLAFTGELNIETERYDDMDADIRVTPGIQFNAFKNTVIRGGIGLGLADGAPDFEIIASYVYTF